A part of Halobaculum sp. MBLA0143 genomic DNA contains:
- a CDS encoding lactate racemase domain-containing protein, with protein MTETTVPLGDGRLRLRPTNWTTTVAEPPGGDPVDVREASERALADPHGPPVERVVDSDDEVAIVVTDGTRATPDETLLAALLDRLPVERSAVTVVVGLGLHRPMTDEELSAAFGEFAPLAVNHDPDATVEVGRVDGVPVRVHETVAAADAVLATGTVEPHQYAGFSGGAKTVVVGAGDEPLIRHTHGPELLSEPGVRLGRLDGNPFRSFLDRAGDLAGPTFALDVTHGPAGVLGVAAGRPRAVVRELAGQAREALSVSVDGDYDAVVAGVPPSKATNLYQASRAATYVALGDRNPLAPDGRLVLPARLPEGAGEGTGERRFVDRLTAADSADALYESLADGYPPGAQRAFVLARVLRETDVWVTDAECPDLVESCLLGSAPTATDAITAGDDVLVVPDATNTLLTD; from the coding sequence GTGACAGAGACAACGGTGCCGTTGGGCGACGGGCGGCTCCGACTCCGGCCGACGAACTGGACCACGACGGTCGCGGAGCCGCCGGGCGGCGACCCGGTCGACGTCCGCGAGGCGAGCGAGCGCGCGCTGGCGGACCCGCACGGCCCGCCCGTCGAGCGAGTCGTCGACTCAGACGACGAGGTGGCGATCGTCGTCACGGACGGCACGCGGGCGACACCCGACGAGACGTTGCTCGCGGCGTTGCTCGACCGGCTGCCGGTCGAGCGCTCGGCCGTCACCGTCGTCGTCGGGCTGGGGCTCCACCGCCCGATGACCGACGAGGAGCTGTCGGCGGCGTTCGGTGAGTTCGCCCCGTTGGCCGTCAACCACGACCCGGACGCGACCGTCGAGGTCGGCCGCGTCGACGGCGTCCCCGTCCGCGTCCACGAGACGGTCGCGGCCGCCGACGCCGTCCTCGCCACCGGCACCGTCGAGCCACACCAGTACGCCGGCTTCTCCGGCGGCGCGAAGACGGTCGTCGTCGGTGCCGGCGACGAGCCGCTTATCCGGCACACCCACGGTCCCGAACTCCTCTCGGAGCCGGGCGTCCGGCTCGGCCGGCTCGACGGGAACCCGTTCCGGTCGTTCCTCGACCGCGCGGGCGACCTCGCCGGCCCGACGTTCGCGCTCGACGTGACCCACGGCCCCGCGGGCGTCCTCGGCGTCGCCGCCGGCCGGCCCCGCGCCGTCGTGCGCGAACTGGCCGGCCAGGCCCGCGAGGCGCTGTCCGTCTCCGTCGACGGCGACTACGACGCCGTCGTCGCCGGCGTCCCACCGTCGAAGGCGACCAACCTCTACCAGGCCTCGCGGGCGGCGACGTACGTCGCCTTGGGCGACCGGAATCCGCTCGCGCCCGACGGCCGACTCGTCCTCCCGGCGCGGCTCCCCGAGGGGGCCGGCGAGGGCACCGGTGAACGCCGGTTCGTCGACCGCCTCACCGCCGCGGACTCCGCCGACGCGCTGTACGAGTCGCTCGCGGACGGCTACCCACCGGGCGCACAACGGGCGTTCGTCCTCGCGCGAGTCCTCCGCGAGACGGACGTGTGGGTGACCGACGCCGAGTGCCCGGATCTGGTGGAGTCGTGTCTCCTCGGATCCGCGCCGACCGCGACCGACGCGATCACCGCCGGCGACGACGTGTTGGTCGTCCCGGACGCCACTAATACGTTGTTGACGGACTGA
- a CDS encoding PH domain-containing protein codes for MRRLHSRSAAIDALQGGVQLGSAALFGAFFLANQADLLPFSVALLLAPLGFLLGAGYQVAYYYRFGYELTADELIVESGVIGRQRREIPLERIQNVDVSRPALKRALGLAVVAFETAGGSGTEASLDAVSPEEADRLQREVGPRARRRRERAEGGEQTAEDEPPVEEQVVYEISDHELRVLSAVSFRPGAFAVPFVGIPFGGDEATTRALRFVGIDLRAGVRELATLNPVTLATGAIGAVLAYLLAVWLVSVVLTYLQYYGFRLERAGDELRYERGLVGRYSGTIPLGKVQTVTVGENVLMRRLGYAALAVETAGYAPGSNGSGGSETTVPLGTRSHVLELAREVLAASDDTGRYEAGEGFDESTDSGPVVDPAFQRPADRAKRRYVRRYLIGLGVLALAAFGLAQVTALPAVAAATPFALAPVTPLAARLKWRNRGYHETEWSLVTREGFWRRHTRIVPAFRLQTVILTRTLFQRRWDLASVTADTASSASVIGSDATVHDVDPERAESIRVALLERLDGSLAERRHAARQRAVARATAGGSETGDDGGTEQSAEAADPSVRETDASTDRDPVREGPVADTDETEFEWADEPSPDGDARNGHHPDDGTD; via the coding sequence ATGCGACGACTCCACTCCCGGTCGGCCGCGATCGACGCGCTCCAGGGCGGCGTCCAGCTCGGGTCGGCGGCGTTGTTCGGCGCCTTCTTCCTCGCCAACCAGGCGGACCTGTTGCCGTTCAGTGTCGCCCTCCTGTTGGCGCCGCTCGGGTTCCTCCTGGGGGCCGGCTACCAGGTGGCGTACTACTACCGGTTCGGCTACGAGCTGACGGCCGACGAGCTGATCGTGGAGAGCGGCGTGATCGGCCGCCAGCGCCGCGAGATCCCGCTCGAACGGATTCAGAACGTGGACGTGAGCCGGCCGGCGCTCAAGCGCGCGCTCGGGCTGGCGGTCGTGGCGTTCGAGACCGCCGGCGGCTCCGGTACGGAGGCGAGTTTAGACGCCGTCTCCCCGGAGGAGGCCGACCGACTCCAACGCGAGGTCGGACCCCGCGCCCGTCGCCGCCGGGAGCGCGCCGAGGGGGGCGAGCAGACGGCCGAAGACGAGCCCCCGGTCGAAGAGCAGGTCGTGTACGAGATCTCCGACCACGAGCTGCGGGTGTTGAGCGCCGTCTCCTTCCGGCCGGGAGCGTTCGCGGTGCCGTTCGTCGGCATCCCGTTCGGGGGTGACGAGGCGACGACCCGGGCGCTGCGGTTCGTCGGAATCGACCTCCGCGCGGGGGTCCGCGAGCTGGCGACGCTGAACCCGGTGACGCTCGCAACCGGCGCGATCGGTGCGGTCCTCGCGTACCTGTTGGCCGTCTGGCTCGTCAGTGTCGTCCTGACGTACCTCCAGTACTACGGCTTCCGGCTGGAGCGGGCCGGCGACGAGCTCCGGTACGAGCGCGGGCTCGTCGGGCGGTACTCCGGAACGATCCCGCTGGGGAAGGTGCAGACGGTGACGGTCGGCGAGAACGTGCTGATGCGGCGGCTGGGCTACGCCGCACTGGCGGTGGAGACGGCCGGCTACGCCCCGGGCTCCAACGGGAGCGGCGGCTCGGAGACGACGGTCCCGCTCGGGACCCGGTCGCACGTGTTGGAGCTCGCACGAGAGGTGTTGGCCGCCAGCGACGACACCGGTCGCTACGAGGCCGGCGAGGGGTTCGACGAGTCGACGGACAGCGGGCCGGTCGTGGATCCGGCGTTCCAACGGCCGGCAGACCGCGCCAAGCGCCGCTACGTTCGGCGGTACCTGATCGGGCTGGGCGTGCTCGCGCTCGCGGCGTTCGGGCTCGCGCAGGTGACGGCGCTGCCGGCGGTCGCGGCCGCGACGCCGTTCGCGCTGGCGCCGGTGACGCCGCTGGCCGCCCGGCTGAAGTGGCGGAACCGCGGCTACCACGAGACGGAGTGGTCGCTCGTCACCCGCGAGGGGTTCTGGCGTCGTCACACCCGGATCGTCCCGGCGTTCCGGCTCCAGACGGTGATCCTCACGCGGACGCTGTTCCAGCGTCGGTGGGACCTGGCGAGCGTCACGGCCGACACGGCCAGCTCCGCGAGTGTGATCGGGAGTGACGCCACCGTCCACGACGTAGACCCGGAGCGGGCGGAGTCGATCCGGGTCGCGTTGTTGGAGCGACTCGACGGCTCGCTGGCGGAGCGACGCCACGCTGCCCGACAGCGTGCCGTCGCCCGCGCGACCGCCGGCGGCAGCGAGACGGGCGACGACGGCGGGACGGAGCAGTCGGCGGAGGCGGCCGACCCGTCCGTCCGGGAGACGGACGCGTCGACCGACCGCGACCCGGTCCGCGAGGGCCCAGTCGCGGACACAGACGAGACGGAGTTCGAGTGGGCCGACGAGCCGTCGCCGGACGGCGACGCCCGCAACGGCCACCACCCGGACGACGGGACGGACTGA
- a CDS encoding PH domain-containing protein: protein METLHPRVRLVWVASTLVSAGLLAGFGFVGDRLGVELPVGPSPLVLFGAVATLVGLLGIVFAVLRYRVWGYEIRDDSLYLVRGVLTRRVSSVPFVRVQHVDTRRGPVERAVGLASVVVYTAGSRGADITVPGLTPDRATQLRERLRELAAESEYDAV from the coding sequence CTGGAGACACTCCACCCACGGGTCAGGCTGGTGTGGGTGGCCAGCACCCTGGTGTCGGCCGGGCTCCTCGCGGGGTTCGGGTTCGTCGGCGACAGACTCGGCGTCGAACTCCCCGTCGGACCGTCGCCGCTCGTCCTGTTCGGCGCGGTGGCGACCCTGGTCGGACTGCTCGGGATCGTGTTCGCCGTCCTGCGCTACCGGGTGTGGGGGTACGAGATCAGAGACGACTCGCTGTACCTGGTGCGAGGGGTGCTCACTCGCCGGGTGTCGTCCGTCCCGTTCGTCCGGGTCCAACACGTCGACACGCGCCGCGGGCCGGTCGAGCGGGCCGTCGGCCTCGCCAGCGTGGTCGTGTACACCGCCGGCTCCCGCGGCGCCGACATCACGGTGCCGGGGCTGACGCCGGACCGCGCCACGCAGCTCCGCGAGCGTCTGCGCGAACTGGCCGCCGAGAGCGAGTACGACGCCGTCTGA
- a CDS encoding methyl-accepting chemotaxis protein codes for MSESTAPGAVGREVDESPRPRSEHADSLYSVEGAVERTETERLPEVVAALSGGSHGLGGGDDRALASAVVSPYATTEPAYDDAWERVRESGGSVVDYLELHAAVLEGVVAETLSAADVDEETATELESQLRASVRTTRESLKRPLVAQGRTDGAAEEATDLQETDGETPGADEAADGEPADETDAEPEGEAEEDDFDFDFEALGDSIEDLQMSATDMSDRIGTVNDILADQSDAIGTVRGEVDSLSATTEEIASSTSRVNQQADRAEQLAVEGVEAAEDTVDRIETVGEKHESVVDDVDELENQVDEIDGVVDVINDIADQTNIIALNASIEAARAGEAGDGFAVVADEVKELAESTKARTTDIEETVTSIKSDTETTVENLQQASEEIRDATERVDEMIDTLEEIAQATQEASDGVEEVSRATDEQAASAEEVASMVADSADNIAEISDEMDTISASNEMFEMVIDDALDTVREAQDATADAD; via the coding sequence ATGTCCGAGAGCACGGCACCGGGCGCAGTCGGTCGGGAGGTCGATGAGTCACCACGCCCGCGTTCGGAGCACGCCGATTCGTTGTACAGTGTCGAAGGGGCCGTCGAACGAACGGAGACGGAGCGACTCCCGGAGGTGGTCGCCGCGCTGTCCGGCGGGAGCCACGGGCTCGGGGGTGGCGACGACCGTGCGCTCGCGTCGGCGGTCGTCTCCCCGTACGCGACGACAGAGCCGGCGTACGACGACGCCTGGGAGCGGGTTCGAGAGTCCGGTGGCTCTGTCGTCGACTACCTAGAGCTCCACGCGGCCGTCCTGGAGGGTGTCGTCGCCGAGACGCTGTCGGCGGCGGACGTGGACGAGGAGACGGCGACGGAGCTGGAGTCACAGCTCCGCGCGAGCGTTCGGACGACCCGCGAGAGCCTCAAGCGGCCGCTCGTCGCCCAGGGCCGGACGGACGGCGCCGCCGAAGAGGCGACCGACCTCCAGGAGACGGACGGCGAGACCCCGGGCGCGGACGAGGCCGCCGACGGGGAGCCGGCAGACGAGACCGACGCCGAGCCGGAAGGAGAAGCGGAGGAAGACGACTTCGACTTCGACTTCGAGGCACTGGGTGACTCTATCGAGGATCTCCAGATGTCGGCCACGGACATGTCCGACCGGATCGGCACCGTGAACGACATCCTCGCGGATCAGTCGGACGCCATCGGCACGGTACGCGGCGAGGTCGACTCGTTGTCCGCGACGACGGAGGAGATCGCCTCCTCCACGAGTCGGGTGAACCAACAGGCCGACAGGGCAGAGCAGTTGGCAGTCGAGGGGGTGGAGGCGGCCGAAGACACCGTCGACCGCATCGAGACGGTCGGGGAGAAACACGAGTCCGTCGTCGACGACGTGGACGAACTGGAGAACCAGGTGGACGAGATCGACGGTGTCGTCGACGTGATCAACGACATCGCCGACCAGACGAACATCATCGCGCTCAACGCCTCCATCGAGGCGGCCCGCGCGGGCGAGGCCGGCGACGGGTTCGCGGTCGTCGCAGACGAGGTGAAGGAACTCGCGGAGTCGACGAAGGCCCGGACGACGGACATCGAGGAGACGGTCACCTCGATCAAGTCCGACACGGAGACGACGGTGGAGAACCTCCAACAGGCCAGCGAGGAGATCCGCGACGCCACCGAACGGGTCGACGAGATGATCGACACGCTCGAAGAGATCGCACAGGCGACTCAGGAGGCGTCCGACGGCGTCGAGGAGGTGTCTCGCGCCACGGACGAACAGGCCGCCTCCGCCGAGGAGGTCGCCTCGATGGTCGCCGACTCCGCCGACAACATCGCGGAGATCTCCGACGAGATGGACACGATCAGCGCATCCAACGAGATGTTCGAGATGGTGATCGACGACGCGCTCGACACCGTCCGCGAGGCACAGGACGCGACCGCCGACGCCGACTGA
- a CDS encoding SOS response-associated peptidase: MCGRYSLHTEPARLTDRFGVDFGEFEPRYNCAPGQELPVVTDGGECRRMEWGFTPSWADESFDLINARAETVAEKRSFADAYESRRCLVPATGFYEWTETGAGKQPHRVAFEDDRPFAMAGIYERWQPPTRQAGLADFGADGTDVDDDPIETFAVVTTEPNDLVADLHHRMAVILPPEREADWLSGADESTLFEPYDDTGMHAYPVSTAVNSPANDDPSLLEPTETGERASD, encoded by the coding sequence ATGTGCGGACGGTACTCACTCCACACGGAGCCGGCGAGACTGACGGACCGATTCGGCGTCGACTTCGGCGAGTTCGAGCCCCGGTACAACTGCGCTCCCGGTCAGGAGCTCCCGGTCGTCACGGACGGCGGGGAGTGTCGCCGAATGGAGTGGGGGTTCACCCCGTCGTGGGCCGACGAGTCGTTCGACCTCATCAACGCCCGGGCGGAGACGGTCGCCGAGAAACGGTCGTTCGCCGACGCCTACGAGTCCCGACGCTGTCTCGTCCCCGCGACCGGCTTCTACGAGTGGACGGAGACGGGAGCCGGCAAGCAGCCCCACCGCGTCGCCTTCGAGGACGACCGCCCGTTCGCCATGGCGGGGATCTACGAACGGTGGCAGCCGCCGACGCGACAGGCGGGACTGGCCGACTTCGGCGCAGACGGGACCGACGTGGACGACGACCCGATCGAGACCTTCGCCGTCGTGACGACGGAGCCGAACGACCTCGTCGCAGACCTCCACCACCGGATGGCCGTGATCCTGCCCCCCGAGCGAGAGGCCGACTGGCTGTCCGGCGCCGACGAGTCGACGTTGTTCGAGCCGTACGACGACACGGGGATGCACGCCTACCCCGTGTCGACTGCGGTCAACAGCCCCGCGAACGACGACCCGTCGTTGTTGGAGCCGACAGAGACGGGAGAACGAGCGAGCGACTGA